Proteins from a single region of Motilibacter peucedani:
- a CDS encoding ABC transporter ATP-binding protein has product MDDDLVVARGLTKRYGSRAAVDSLDLTVRRGEVYGFLGPNGAGKTTTLRMLLGLVRPTGGSARVLGHPPGDPRGLRGVGALVEGPGLFPHLSGLDNLRVAARWAGLPESAAGPALAEVGLEERAGDRASAYSLGMRQRLGVALALLGSPELLVLDEPTNGLDPAGTADMRALLLRCRAAGRTVLLSSHLLSEVQQVCDRVAVVRDGRVLTEGTVAELRGGAELVVAAEPLATACRVAEAVLGADSVLGSSAGSPGRIRLRGAPADVPRLNAELVGAGVQVWALQVEERSLEDVFLELTGGA; this is encoded by the coding sequence ATGGACGACGACCTCGTGGTGGCCAGGGGCCTCACCAAGCGCTACGGCAGCCGGGCTGCCGTCGACTCGCTCGACCTCACCGTGCGTCGGGGCGAGGTCTACGGGTTCCTCGGGCCCAACGGCGCCGGCAAGACGACCACGCTGCGCATGCTGCTCGGCCTGGTGCGCCCGACCGGCGGCAGCGCACGCGTGCTCGGCCACCCGCCCGGCGACCCGCGCGGGCTGCGCGGCGTGGGGGCGCTGGTCGAGGGACCGGGGCTCTTCCCCCACCTCTCGGGCCTGGACAACCTGCGCGTCGCGGCGCGCTGGGCCGGCCTCCCGGAGAGCGCGGCCGGGCCGGCGCTCGCCGAGGTGGGGCTGGAGGAGCGGGCGGGCGACCGGGCCTCGGCCTACTCGCTCGGCATGCGCCAGCGGCTCGGCGTCGCGCTCGCGCTGCTCGGGTCGCCCGAGCTGCTCGTGCTCGACGAGCCGACCAACGGGCTCGACCCGGCCGGCACCGCCGACATGCGCGCGCTGCTGCTGCGCTGCCGGGCCGCCGGGCGCACGGTGCTGCTCTCGAGCCACCTGCTCTCGGAGGTGCAGCAGGTCTGCGACCGGGTGGCCGTCGTGCGCGACGGGCGCGTGCTCACCGAGGGCACGGTCGCCGAGCTGCGCGGCGGGGCGGAGCTGGTCGTGGCGGCCGAGCCGCTCGCGACCGCGTGCCGGGTGGCGGAGGCAGTGCTGGGCGCGGACAGCGTCCTCGGCTCCTCGGCCGGCTCGCCCGGGCGCATCCGGCTGCGCGGGGCACCGGCCGACGTGCCGCGCCTGAACGCGGAGCTCGTCGGTGCGGGTGTGCAGGTGTGGGCGCTGCAGGTCGAGGAGCGCTCGCTGGAGGACGTCTTCCTCGAGCTGACAGGAGGTGCGTGA
- a CDS encoding ABC transporter permease yields MGASVRGCTAAEWLAVRRRPGVWVLVVVWLLLAAVFGYLFPYLTYRSGGSGGFGADDTLSPQQQLDALVPAQLVPTVVSGTPLFGGALALVLGALVGAGPYGWGTLKTALTAGPRRWQLAAGQLAVVGGLVALLVVGAFAIGGTTSTVIAATEDASTAWPGAGELLRGAAACWLVLALWASAGYALGTLLRGTALAVGLGLVWALVVESLVRGVGRALDPVEAVDKALPGANAGSLVRALGAAAENRPGGTPGVNELVGGATATAVCCAYLLGFLALAVGLLVRRDVS; encoded by the coding sequence ATGGGTGCGAGCGTCCGCGGCTGCACGGCCGCCGAGTGGCTGGCCGTGCGCCGGCGTCCCGGGGTGTGGGTGCTGGTGGTCGTGTGGCTGCTGCTGGCCGCGGTCTTCGGCTACCTGTTCCCCTACCTGACCTACCGCAGCGGCGGCTCGGGCGGCTTCGGCGCCGACGACACCCTCTCGCCGCAGCAGCAGCTCGACGCCCTGGTGCCGGCCCAGCTCGTGCCCACGGTCGTCTCGGGCACGCCGCTGTTCGGCGGCGCCCTCGCCCTCGTGCTCGGCGCGCTGGTGGGCGCCGGACCCTACGGGTGGGGGACGCTCAAGACGGCCCTCACCGCGGGCCCGCGGCGCTGGCAGCTCGCGGCGGGGCAGCTCGCCGTCGTCGGCGGGCTGGTGGCCCTGCTGGTGGTCGGCGCGTTCGCGATCGGCGGCACGACGAGCACGGTCATCGCCGCCACGGAGGACGCGTCGACCGCGTGGCCGGGGGCAGGCGAGCTCCTGCGGGGCGCGGCGGCGTGCTGGCTGGTGCTGGCGCTGTGGGCGTCGGCAGGGTACGCGCTCGGCACCCTCCTGCGCGGCACCGCCCTCGCGGTCGGGCTGGGGCTCGTCTGGGCGCTCGTCGTCGAGAGCCTCGTGCGCGGCGTCGGGCGGGCGCTGGACCCCGTGGAGGCCGTCGACAAGGCGCTCCCCGGCGCCAACGCCGGCTCGCTGGTCCGGGCCCTGGGCGCCGCCGCGGAGAACCGGCCGGGCGGCACGCCGGGCGTCAACGAGCTGGTGGGCGGCGCCACCGCGACGGCCGTGTGCTGCGCCTACCTGCTGGGCTTCCTCGCCCTCGCGGTGGGGCTGCTCGTGCGGCGCGACGTCAGCTGA
- a CDS encoding right-handed parallel beta-helix repeat-containing protein yields the protein MLSRSRYALLALLVAPALGITVGALPASAADGAALLAGASPLDGAALAGPTTAYVAGEGVTQVTWVLDGVWLGADTTAPYELDLRLAPGSHRLRARVEQRGGDVRLDARFDVASGAAAAPAAPAVQPVAPSAAPAVQPATSPAPAPAVAPATSSTGTTWHVDTADEVRAALASARPGDTVAVADGTYLFKKRVVAAASGTAAAPITLVGSRRAVFRTKGVSGDYGLSVTGDYWHVRGITVAHASKGIVLDGSRGTVIDGVEVYDIGAEGVHFRSCSSDGVLRDSYVHDTGRRSPQYGEGVYVGSASSNWGSYHCTDPVERISTGDNTERVLVEGNTFEDVTAEGADLKEGTDSGTLRDNRFVAAGTSGRNSADSAVDAKGNGWVVSGNTVSDTTRRWDDDGTLRPSAFADGFQAHSVVPGYGTRNVFSGNRVVGSVPGFGVGLYPQAGNVVRCDNSAPDAARGLVGNGRSAARCG from the coding sequence GTGCTCTCTCGCTCCCGCTACGCCCTGCTCGCCCTGCTCGTCGCGCCCGCCCTGGGCATCACCGTCGGCGCCCTGCCCGCCTCCGCCGCCGACGGCGCGGCACTGCTCGCCGGGGCGTCGCCGCTGGACGGCGCCGCGCTCGCGGGACCCACCACCGCGTACGTCGCGGGGGAAGGCGTCACGCAGGTGACCTGGGTGCTCGACGGCGTCTGGCTCGGCGCCGACACCACCGCGCCGTACGAGCTCGACCTCCGCCTCGCCCCGGGCTCGCACCGCCTGCGGGCGCGGGTGGAGCAGAGGGGCGGCGACGTACGCCTGGACGCCCGCTTCGACGTCGCCTCCGGTGCCGCCGCGGCCCCTGCCGCGCCCGCGGTCCAGCCCGTCGCGCCCTCCGCAGCGCCGGCCGTCCAGCCCGCGACCTCTCCCGCTCCGGCTCCCGCGGTCGCCCCGGCGACCTCGTCCACCGGCACCACCTGGCACGTCGACACCGCCGACGAGGTACGCGCCGCGCTCGCCTCCGCCCGTCCCGGCGACACGGTCGCGGTCGCCGACGGGACCTACCTGTTCAAGAAGCGCGTGGTCGCCGCCGCCTCGGGCACCGCGGCGGCGCCGATCACCCTGGTCGGCTCGCGGCGGGCGGTCTTCCGCACCAAGGGCGTCTCCGGCGACTACGGCCTCTCGGTCACGGGCGACTACTGGCACGTGCGCGGCATCACCGTCGCGCACGCCAGCAAGGGCATCGTGCTCGACGGCTCGCGCGGCACGGTCATCGACGGTGTCGAGGTCTACGACATCGGCGCCGAGGGCGTGCACTTCCGCTCGTGCAGCTCCGACGGCGTCCTGCGCGACTCCTACGTGCACGACACCGGCCGGCGATCGCCTCAGTACGGCGAGGGCGTCTACGTCGGCTCGGCGAGCTCGAACTGGGGCTCCTACCACTGCACCGACCCGGTCGAGCGGATCTCGACCGGCGACAACACCGAGCGGGTGCTCGTCGAGGGCAACACCTTCGAGGACGTCACCGCCGAGGGAGCGGACCTCAAGGAGGGCACCGACTCCGGCACGCTGCGCGACAACCGCTTCGTCGCCGCCGGCACCTCGGGGCGCAACAGCGCCGACTCGGCCGTCGACGCCAAGGGCAACGGCTGGGTCGTGAGCGGCAACACCGTCTCGGACACGACGCGGCGCTGGGACGACGACGGCACCCTGCGTCCGAGCGCCTTCGCCGACGGCTTCCAGGCCCACTCCGTGGTGCCGGGCTACGGCACCCGCAACGTCTTCAGCGGCAACCGCGTCGTCGGGAGCGTCCCCGGCTTCGGCGTCGGGCTCTACCCGCAGGCGGGCAACGTCGTGCGCTGCGACAACTCCGCACCGGACGCCGCCCGCGGGCTCGTCGGCAACGGGCGCTCGGCCGCCCGCTGCGGCTAG
- a CDS encoding DivIVA domain-containing protein — MPLSPEDVANKQFTSTRLGRGYDEAEVDDFLDEVEAELTRLYRENDELRSKLAQVQRSLSEAQARLARGEGGPLTGAHPVATGAHQVGTGAHQTTVGVTTGSHPVTGAHAVPTGSHPVAPVAAPQQPSFDKPEQPAAEAPQAVEQPAAEAVQAPGVHAAQAPAAPAAPVPAEQAAGILALAQRTADQHVNEAKEQAGRIVTEARLRAEQLIREAEERHRQVLGSLENERAVLERTVEDLRGFERDYRSRLRSFIESQLSGLDASTSVAPGGQEHGA; from the coding sequence ATGCCTCTCAGCCCAGAGGACGTCGCCAACAAGCAGTTCACGAGCACGAGGCTCGGGCGTGGCTACGACGAGGCCGAGGTCGACGACTTTCTCGACGAGGTCGAGGCGGAGCTCACCCGCCTCTACCGCGAGAACGACGAGCTGCGCTCCAAGCTGGCGCAGGTGCAGCGCTCGCTGTCCGAGGCGCAGGCCCGGCTGGCCCGCGGCGAGGGCGGGCCGCTGACGGGCGCGCACCCGGTCGCCACCGGCGCCCACCAGGTCGGCACCGGCGCCCACCAGACGACGGTGGGCGTCACGACCGGCTCCCACCCGGTCACCGGCGCCCACGCCGTACCCACCGGCTCGCACCCCGTCGCCCCCGTGGCGGCGCCCCAGCAGCCGAGCTTCGACAAGCCCGAGCAGCCGGCCGCCGAGGCTCCGCAGGCCGTCGAGCAGCCGGCCGCCGAGGCGGTCCAGGCGCCGGGCGTCCACGCGGCGCAGGCACCCGCAGCGCCGGCGGCTCCGGTGCCGGCCGAGCAGGCCGCCGGCATCCTCGCGCTGGCGCAGCGCACCGCCGACCAGCACGTCAACGAGGCCAAGGAGCAGGCCGGCCGCATCGTGACCGAGGCCCGGCTGCGCGCCGAGCAGCTGATCCGCGAGGCCGAGGAGCGCCACCGCCAGGTGCTGGGCTCGCTCGAGAACGAGCGGGCGGTGCTCGAGCGCACGGTCGAGGACCTGCGCGGCTTCGAGCGCGACTACCGCAGCCGCCTGCGCAGCTTCATAGAGAGCCAGCTCTCCGGGCTCGACGCGAGCACCAGCGTCGCCCCGGGCGGCCAGGAGCACGGCGCCTAG
- a CDS encoding YggT family protein, translating to MSTLLDWVGSLIEVYILVLIARLVLDFVQMFARAWRPRGVVLVLAEVVYSLTDPPLKLLRRLIPPLRIGTISLDLSFLVLIVALQVAASVLRNLSASL from the coding sequence GTGTCCACGCTGCTCGACTGGGTCGGGAGTCTGATCGAGGTCTACATCCTCGTGCTGATCGCCCGTCTGGTCCTCGACTTCGTGCAGATGTTCGCGCGGGCCTGGCGGCCGCGCGGCGTGGTGCTCGTCCTGGCCGAGGTGGTCTACTCCCTGACCGACCCCCCGCTCAAGCTGCTCCGGCGCCTCATCCCGCCGCTGCGCATCGGGACCATCTCCCTCGACCTCTCGTTCCTGGTGCTGATCGTGGCGCTCCAGGTTGCCGCTAGTGTTCTCCGGAACCTGTCCGCTTCGCTGTGA
- a CDS encoding cell division protein SepF, whose product MAGGMRKMAVYLGLVEDDAERYDYDEYDDYDDGYADAAPEPAPARARAGAVRDLDDAPVRHAVREPVAMRKGTASHGGHGSSALGTDGSLATVPRHVPAPAPAPTGLDRITTIHPRSYNDAKTIGETFRSGTPVIMNLTDMDDSDAKRLVDFAAGLIFGLRGTIERVTNKVFLLSPANVSVTAEERARMAENGFFNQS is encoded by the coding sequence ATGGCCGGCGGCATGCGCAAGATGGCGGTCTACCTCGGCCTGGTCGAGGACGACGCCGAGCGCTACGACTACGACGAGTACGACGACTACGACGACGGCTACGCCGACGCCGCCCCCGAGCCGGCGCCCGCCCGTGCCCGTGCCGGGGCCGTGCGCGACCTCGACGACGCTCCCGTGCGCCACGCGGTGCGCGAGCCGGTCGCGATGCGCAAGGGCACGGCCTCCCACGGCGGTCACGGCTCCTCCGCCCTGGGCACCGACGGCTCGCTGGCCACCGTGCCGCGCCACGTCCCCGCGCCGGCGCCCGCCCCCACGGGGCTCGACCGGATCACCACGATCCACCCGCGCTCCTACAACGACGCCAAGACCATCGGCGAGACGTTCCGCTCCGGCACCCCGGTGATCATGAACCTCACCGACATGGACGACTCCGACGCCAAGCGCCTGGTCGACTTCGCGGCGGGGCTGATCTTCGGGCTGCGTGGCACCATCGAGCGCGTGACCAACAAGGTGTTCCTGCTCTCGCCGGCCAACGTGTCCGTGACCGCGGAGGAGCGCGCTCGCATGGCCGAGAACGGCTTCTTCAACCAGAGCTGA
- a CDS encoding YggS family pyridoxal phosphate-dependent enzyme — protein MSEDRAAELAASLAALEVRTAAACAAAGRAREEVTVVAVTKTYPASDVRVLAGLGVRDVAENREQEGDPKAAECSDLGLRWHFVGQLQRNKAASVARWAAAVHSVDRVRLVPALELGAERAGRELECFVQVQLDPSAEPGRGGAAPDEVARVADEVAASPHLRLRGLMAVAPLGADPADAFARLQELAARVRVDHPAADAVSAGMSGDLEQAVAAGATHLRIGTALLGKRAPLR, from the coding sequence ATGAGCGAGGACCGCGCCGCCGAGCTGGCAGCCTCTCTCGCCGCGCTCGAGGTGCGCACCGCCGCGGCGTGCGCCGCGGCCGGCCGGGCGCGCGAGGAGGTGACGGTCGTCGCGGTGACGAAGACGTACCCCGCCTCCGACGTGCGCGTCCTGGCAGGTCTCGGCGTGCGCGACGTCGCCGAGAACCGCGAGCAGGAGGGCGACCCCAAGGCCGCCGAGTGCTCCGACCTGGGGCTGCGCTGGCACTTCGTCGGCCAGCTCCAGCGCAACAAGGCGGCGTCGGTGGCGCGGTGGGCCGCCGCGGTGCACTCCGTCGACCGGGTGCGGCTCGTCCCGGCGCTCGAGCTCGGCGCCGAGCGCGCCGGGCGCGAGCTCGAGTGCTTCGTGCAGGTGCAGCTCGACCCGTCCGCCGAGCCGGGGCGCGGGGGAGCCGCGCCCGACGAGGTGGCCCGGGTCGCCGACGAGGTCGCCGCCTCGCCGCACCTGCGGCTGCGCGGCCTGATGGCCGTCGCACCGCTCGGCGCCGACCCGGCGGACGCGTTCGCGCGGCTGCAGGAGCTGGCCGCACGCGTACGCGTCGACCACCCCGCTGCCGACGCCGTCAGCGCCGGCATGAGCGGCGACCTGGAGCAGGCGGTGGCGGCAGGTGCGACACACCTGCGCATCGGCACCGCCTTGCTCGGGAAGCGGGCGCCGCTCCGGTAA
- the pgeF gene encoding peptidoglycan editing factor PgeF, translating into MVDGPLRWTEQLGPAVLAGTGRPGGVSSGPYDSLNLGGHVGDEPDAVTRNRERVARAAGVEHLVVAEQVHGRGVVEVVGPWPDDAPEADALFTRAPGLALAVLVADCTPVVVAAPDEGMVGVAHAGRRGMALGVATSLVERMRAAGAGRLVARVGPSICARCYEVPLAMREQVAEVEPVARSVTRTGTPSLDVSAGVLEQLARAEVEVAEVPGCTAESDALFSYRRSRTTGRFAGLAWLRG; encoded by the coding sequence ATGGTCGACGGCCCGCTGCGGTGGACGGAGCAGCTCGGCCCCGCGGTGCTCGCGGGGACCGGGCGCCCCGGCGGCGTCAGCAGCGGGCCCTACGACTCGCTCAACCTCGGCGGCCACGTGGGCGACGAGCCGGACGCCGTGACGCGCAACCGCGAGCGAGTCGCCCGGGCGGCCGGCGTCGAGCACCTGGTGGTCGCCGAGCAGGTGCACGGCCGCGGGGTCGTCGAGGTCGTCGGTCCGTGGCCGGACGACGCGCCGGAGGCGGACGCGCTGTTCACCCGGGCGCCGGGGCTCGCCCTGGCCGTCCTGGTGGCCGACTGCACTCCGGTGGTCGTCGCGGCGCCCGACGAGGGGATGGTCGGGGTGGCCCACGCGGGACGCCGCGGCATGGCGCTCGGCGTCGCCACCTCGCTGGTCGAGCGGATGCGCGCGGCCGGTGCGGGCCGGCTCGTCGCCCGGGTCGGCCCGTCGATCTGCGCCCGCTGCTACGAGGTCCCCCTCGCCATGCGGGAGCAGGTCGCCGAGGTCGAGCCGGTCGCCCGGTCGGTCACGCGCACCGGCACGCCGAGCCTCGACGTCTCCGCCGGCGTGCTCGAGCAGCTCGCCCGGGCCGAGGTCGAGGTCGCGGAGGTGCCCGGGTGCACGGCGGAGTCCGACGCGCTGTTCTCCTACCGCCGCTCGCGCACGACCGGCCGGTTCGCCGGCCTGGCGTGGCTGCGCGGATGA
- the ftsZ gene encoding cell division protein FtsZ encodes MAAPQNYLAVIKVVGIGGGGVNAVNRMIEVGLKGVEFIAINTDAQALLMSDADVKLDVGRELTRGLGAGAEPQVGRKAAEDHADEIEEVLKGADMVFVTAGEGGGTGTGGAPVVARIARSLGALTIGVVTRPFTFEGRRRAGSAESGIEELRNEVDTLIVIPNDRLLSISDRQISMLDAFKQADQVLLQGVSGITDLITTPGLINLDFADVKSVMSGAGSALMGIGSARGEDRAVTAAEQAIASPLLEASIDGAHGVLLSIAGGSDLGLFEINEAAQLVAESAHPEANIIFGAVIDDALGDEVRVTVIAAGFDGGLPRRRGQHQPEQQQRRTPGTVAPAPAVTLPPGVPQPSPAPAGPTASAPSERPARVPGDPVRSATPSSRGEVRFEPSRPAGGRPDARPEPARPARGRTIVFDDAGDDLDVPDFLK; translated from the coding sequence GTGGCAGCACCGCAGAACTACCTGGCGGTCATCAAGGTCGTCGGCATCGGCGGCGGCGGTGTCAACGCCGTCAACCGCATGATCGAGGTCGGCCTCAAGGGCGTCGAGTTCATCGCGATCAACACCGACGCGCAGGCCCTGCTCATGAGCGACGCCGACGTCAAGCTCGACGTGGGCCGCGAGCTCACCCGCGGGCTCGGCGCCGGCGCGGAGCCGCAGGTCGGCCGCAAGGCCGCCGAGGACCACGCCGACGAGATCGAGGAGGTGCTCAAGGGCGCCGACATGGTCTTCGTCACCGCCGGCGAGGGCGGCGGCACCGGCACCGGCGGCGCTCCCGTCGTGGCCCGCATCGCCCGCTCGCTCGGCGCGCTCACCATCGGCGTCGTCACGCGGCCGTTCACCTTCGAGGGCCGGCGCCGCGCGGGCAGCGCGGAGTCGGGCATCGAGGAGCTGCGCAACGAGGTCGACACGCTGATCGTCATCCCGAACGACCGGCTGCTCTCGATCTCCGACCGCCAGATCAGCATGCTCGACGCCTTCAAGCAGGCCGACCAGGTGCTGCTGCAGGGCGTCTCGGGCATCACCGACCTGATCACGACCCCCGGCCTGATCAACCTGGACTTCGCCGACGTCAAGAGCGTCATGTCCGGCGCGGGGTCCGCCCTCATGGGCATCGGCTCGGCCCGCGGCGAGGACCGCGCGGTCACCGCCGCCGAGCAGGCCATCGCCAGCCCGCTGCTCGAGGCCTCCATCGACGGCGCGCACGGCGTGCTCCTCTCCATCGCCGGCGGCTCCGACCTGGGCCTGTTCGAGATCAACGAGGCCGCCCAGCTGGTGGCCGAGTCGGCCCACCCCGAGGCCAACATCATCTTCGGCGCTGTCATCGACGACGCCCTCGGCGACGAGGTGCGGGTCACGGTCATCGCCGCCGGCTTCGACGGCGGGCTGCCCCGTCGCCGGGGCCAGCACCAGCCGGAGCAGCAGCAGCGGCGTACGCCGGGCACCGTCGCGCCCGCACCTGCCGTGACGCTGCCCCCCGGCGTGCCGCAGCCGAGCCCGGCTCCGGCCGGCCCGACCGCCTCGGCCCCGTCCGAGCGCCCCGCGCGGGTGCCGGGTGACCCGGTCCGCTCGGCCACTCCCTCGAGCCGCGGCGAGGTGCGCTTCGAGCCCTCGCGCCCGGCGGGCGGCCGACCGGACGCGCGTCCCGAGCCGGCCCGCCCGGCCCGCGGCCGCACGATCGTCTTCGACGACGCCGGCGACGACCTCGACGTGCCCGACTTCCTGAAGTAG
- a CDS encoding aldo/keto reductase family protein, which produces MEFRYLGASGFKISEITYGNWLTHGSQVENETATACVRAALDAGISTFDTADVYANTRAETVLGEALKGERRESLEVFTKVFGPTGPKGHNDLGLSRKHITEAVNGSLQRLQTDYIDLYQAHRYDYETPLEETMQAFADLVRQGKVLYVGVSEWTSEQLRAGHALAQQLGFQLISNQPEYSMLWRVIEGEVVPTSEELGISQVVWSPIAQGVLTGKYVPGEQPPTGSRATDDKGGRSMIARWMSDDVLARVQQLRPVADELGLSMAQLAVAWVLQNPNVSTAIIGASRPEQVHENVAAAGVRIPAEALARIDEALGDVVERDPSRTSERSPKTREA; this is translated from the coding sequence ATGGAATTCCGCTACCTCGGTGCATCCGGGTTCAAGATCTCAGAGATCACCTACGGCAACTGGCTCACGCACGGTTCCCAGGTCGAGAACGAGACGGCCACTGCATGCGTACGCGCCGCGCTCGACGCCGGCATCTCGACCTTCGACACCGCCGACGTCTACGCCAACACCAGGGCCGAGACGGTCCTCGGAGAGGCTCTGAAGGGCGAGCGCCGGGAGTCGCTCGAGGTCTTCACGAAGGTCTTCGGTCCCACCGGGCCCAAGGGGCACAACGACCTCGGGCTCTCGCGCAAGCACATCACCGAGGCGGTCAACGGCTCGCTCCAGCGGCTGCAGACCGACTACATCGACCTCTACCAGGCCCACCGCTACGACTACGAGACGCCGCTCGAGGAGACGATGCAGGCCTTCGCCGACCTCGTGCGGCAGGGCAAGGTGCTCTACGTCGGCGTCAGCGAGTGGACCTCGGAGCAGCTGCGGGCCGGCCACGCCCTCGCGCAGCAGCTCGGCTTCCAGCTGATCTCCAACCAGCCGGAGTACTCCATGCTCTGGCGCGTGATCGAGGGCGAGGTCGTGCCGACCTCCGAGGAGCTCGGCATCTCGCAGGTGGTGTGGTCGCCCATCGCCCAGGGCGTGCTGACGGGCAAGTACGTGCCCGGCGAGCAGCCGCCCACCGGCTCGCGCGCGACCGACGACAAGGGCGGCAGGAGCATGATCGCCCGCTGGATGAGCGACGACGTCCTCGCCCGCGTGCAGCAGCTGCGACCTGTCGCCGACGAGCTCGGCCTCTCGATGGCGCAGCTCGCGGTGGCGTGGGTGCTGCAGAACCCCAACGTGTCCACGGCGATCATCGGCGCCTCGCGCCCCGAGCAGGTGCACGAGAACGTCGCGGCGGCAGGCGTGCGCATCCCGGCCGAGGCGCTGGCCCGCATCGACGAGGCGCTCGGCGACGTCGTCGAGCGGGACCCCAGCCGGACCTCCGAGCGCTCGCCGAAGACGCGCGAGGCCTGA
- a CDS encoding SGNH/GDSL hydrolase family protein, with the protein MHLGHRSLVTGLALASALLASACSSGSPAASPRPPATSAPASPAATAPATPSSKAAEGRPIVMAALGDSITQGFDACAPLSDCPEVSWATGSSADVRSLATRIGEARPVSGAYDDARSGALVADLPRQAQLAVSQRADAVTVLVGANDACRSSVGAMTPVSQFASAYGAALATISEGRPQARVFVASIPDLERLWRVGSTVPAAVQVWSGFPICPTMLADPTSVTAADQARRAAVRARVVAYNAVLRAGCAKTPHCRYDGGAVFAQPITAADLSSVDYFHPSVLGQARLAEVTWQRARTLWLP; encoded by the coding sequence GTGCATCTCGGACACCGTTCCCTCGTCACCGGCCTCGCCCTGGCCTCGGCCCTGCTGGCCTCCGCCTGCTCGTCGGGCTCGCCCGCCGCCTCGCCCCGCCCACCGGCCACCTCCGCCCCCGCTTCCCCCGCCGCAACGGCACCAGCCACCCCGAGCAGCAAGGCCGCCGAGGGCCGTCCGATCGTCATGGCCGCCCTCGGCGACTCGATCACGCAGGGGTTCGACGCCTGCGCCCCGCTCTCGGACTGCCCCGAGGTGTCCTGGGCGACGGGCTCCTCCGCGGACGTGCGCAGCCTCGCCACCCGCATCGGGGAGGCGCGGCCGGTGAGCGGCGCCTACGACGACGCCCGCAGCGGTGCCCTCGTCGCTGACCTCCCCCGGCAGGCGCAGCTCGCGGTCTCCCAGCGCGCTGACGCCGTCACCGTGCTGGTAGGCGCCAACGACGCGTGCCGCTCGAGCGTCGGCGCGATGACTCCGGTGTCCCAGTTCGCCAGCGCCTACGGTGCCGCTCTCGCGACGATCAGTGAGGGGCGTCCGCAGGCTCGGGTCTTCGTCGCCTCGATCCCCGACCTCGAGCGGCTCTGGCGGGTGGGCTCGACCGTGCCTGCGGCGGTCCAGGTGTGGTCCGGCTTCCCGATCTGCCCGACCATGCTCGCCGACCCGACGTCCGTGACTGCTGCCGACCAGGCGCGGCGGGCAGCGGTACGGGCCCGGGTCGTCGCCTACAACGCCGTCCTCCGCGCCGGCTGTGCGAAGACGCCGCACTGCCGCTACGACGGCGGAGCCGTCTTCGCGCAGCCGATCACCGCCGCGGACCTCTCGTCGGTCGACTACTTCCACCCGAGCGTCCTGGGGCAGGCCCGGCTCGCCGAGGTGACGTGGCAGCGCGCGCGGACGCTCTGGCTGCCCTGA
- a CDS encoding pentapeptide repeat-containing protein: protein MPAFSRSAEFAIDKPPRTPCPKLLDDFRCGIHDRLAESGFPGCSAFDCLGAGQHVTATRAPAQRADAFEVVRDLHELLWYVAEVLARPDAAPAHATATALRDEGLRLRDELGLQRAQVDAYWSAVASFLLEASAVVRAGAPVSERRSRELRRADLSGQDLRGRSFTGSDLRGASLLGADLRGATLDRTDLLGADLRGADLRGADLRTALFLTRTQVAGARVDGSTELPPVLAGPVGA from the coding sequence GTGCCCGCCTTCTCGCGGTCGGCGGAGTTCGCGATCGACAAGCCACCGCGCACCCCGTGCCCCAAGCTGCTCGACGACTTCCGCTGCGGGATCCATGACCGCCTCGCCGAGTCCGGCTTCCCCGGCTGCAGCGCCTTCGACTGCCTGGGTGCCGGCCAGCACGTGACGGCCACGCGGGCACCGGCGCAGCGGGCCGACGCCTTCGAGGTGGTGCGGGACCTGCACGAGCTGCTGTGGTACGTCGCAGAAGTGCTCGCGCGTCCTGACGCCGCCCCGGCGCACGCCACGGCGACGGCCCTCCGCGACGAGGGCCTCCGGCTGCGCGACGAGCTGGGCCTGCAGCGCGCGCAGGTCGACGCTTACTGGTCTGCTGTGGCCTCTTTCCTGCTCGAAGCGAGCGCAGTGGTACGCGCTGGTGCTCCGGTCTCTGAGCGACGGTCCCGCGAGCTCCGGCGCGCAGACCTCAGCGGCCAGGACCTGCGGGGCAGGAGCTTCACCGGCAGCGACCTGCGCGGCGCGTCACTGCTGGGAGCGGACCTCCGCGGGGCGACGCTCGACCGCACCGACCTCCTGGGCGCAGACCTCCGAGGCGCGGACCTCAGGGGCGCCGACCTCCGCACAGCGCTGTTCCTGACCCGCACGCAGGTGGCGGGCGCACGCGTCGACGGGAGCACTGAGCTGCCGCCCGTCCTCGCCGGTCCGGTGGGTGCCTGA